A region of Camelus dromedarius isolate mCamDro1 chromosome 22, mCamDro1.pat, whole genome shotgun sequence DNA encodes the following proteins:
- the DUSP4 gene encoding dual specificity protein phosphatase 4 has translation MVTMEELREMDCSVLKRLMNRDENGGGAGGSGGHGALGLLSGGKCLLLDCRPFLAHSAGYIRGSVNVRCNTIVRRRAKGSVSLEQILPAEEEVRARLRSGLYSAVIVYDERSPRAESLREDSTVSLVVQALRRNAERTDICLLKGGYERFSSEYPEFCSKTKALAAIPAAVPPSTAESLDLGCSSCGTPLHDQGGPVEILPFLYLGSAYHAARRDMLDALGITALLNVSSDCPNHFEGHYQYKCIPVEDNHKADISSWFMEAIEYIDAVKERRGRVLVHCQAGISRSATICLAYLMMKKRVRLEEAFEFVKQRRSIISPNFSFMGQLLQFESQVLATSCAVEAASPSGPLRERGKATPTPTSQFVFSFPVSVGVHPAPSSLPYLHSPITTSPSC, from the exons ATGGTGACGATGGAGGAGCTTCGGGAGATGGACTGCAGTGTGCTGAAAAGGCTGATGAACCGGGACGAGAACGGCGGTGGCGCGGGCGGCAGCGGCGGCCACGGCGCCCTGGGGCTGCTGAGCGGCGGCAAGTGCCTGCTGCTAGACTGCAGACCGTTCCTGGCGCACAGCGCGGGCTACATCCGAGGCTCCGTCAACGTGCGCTGCAACACTATCGTGCGGCGGCGGGCCAAGGGCTCTGTGAGCCTGGAGCAGATCCTGCCCGCTGAGGAGGAGGTCCGCGCCCGCCTGCGCTCCGGCCTCTACTCCGCGGTCATCGTCTACGACGAGCGCAGCCCGCGCGCCGAGAGCCTCCGTGAGGACAGCACGGTGTCTCTGGTGGTGCAGGCGCTGCGCCGCAACGCCGAGCGCACCGACATCTGCTTGCTCAAAG GTGGCTATGAGAGGTTCTCCTCCGAGTACCCAGAATTCTGTTCCAAAACCAAGGCCCTGGCAGCCATCCCAGCGGCTGTGCCCCCAAGCACGGCTGAGTCCTTGGACCTGGGCTGCAGCTCCTGCGGAACCCCACTGCATGACCAG GGGGGCCCCGTGGAGATCCTTCCCTTCCTCTACCTCGGCAGTGCCTACCATGCTGCCCGAAGAGACATGCTGGACGCCCTGGGCATCACCGCCCTGCTGAACGTCTCCTCCGACTGCCCAAACCACTTTGAAGGACACTACCAGTACAAGTGCATCCCGGTGGAGGACAACCACAAGGCGGACATCAGCTCCTGGTTCATGGAGGCCATCGAGTACATCG ATGCGGTGAAGGAGCGCCGCGGGCGCGTGCTGGTGCACTGCCAGGCCGGCATCTCGCGCTCGGCCACCATCTGCCTGGCCTACCTGATGATGAAGAAGCgagtgaggctggaggaggcctTCGAGTTCGTCAAGCAGCGGCGGAGCATCATCTCACCCAACTTCAGCTTCATGGGGCAGCTGCTGCAGTTCGAGTCGCAGGTGCTGGCCACGTCCTGCGCGGTGGAGGCCGCCAGCCCGTCGGGCCCCCTGCGCGAGCGGGGcaaggccacccccacccccacctcgcAGTTCGTATTCAGCTTCCCGGTCTCCGTGGGGGTGCACCCGGCCCCCAGCAGCCTACCGTACCTGCACAGCCCCATCACCACCTCCCCCAGCTGTTAG